Proteins encoded together in one Streptomyces sp. NBC_01216 window:
- a CDS encoding sulfite oxidase-like oxidoreductase: MGQPESGVRREAAQSDLPPGQRLQRGWPVTHYGPVPKFKPDRWEFRVFGATADGDKRCWNHEEFSALPFATTVADLHCVTKFSMLGAEWGGVPARTILELAPPAANVTHVMVWAEYGFSANMRLADFASDGTIFATHKDGELLTAEHGFPLRLVVPHLYAWKGPKWVRGVEYMTADRRGFWEERGYHNIGDPWTEQRYSYQEEPGDGPEL; encoded by the coding sequence ATGGGTCAGCCGGAGAGCGGAGTACGCCGGGAAGCGGCACAGTCGGATCTTCCGCCGGGGCAGCGGCTGCAGCGCGGCTGGCCGGTCACCCACTACGGACCCGTTCCCAAGTTCAAGCCGGACCGCTGGGAGTTCAGGGTCTTCGGCGCGACGGCGGACGGCGACAAGCGCTGCTGGAACCACGAGGAGTTCTCGGCACTCCCCTTCGCCACCACGGTGGCCGATCTGCACTGCGTGACGAAGTTCAGCATGCTGGGGGCCGAATGGGGAGGCGTCCCCGCCCGCACGATCCTCGAACTCGCCCCGCCGGCCGCGAACGTCACGCACGTGATGGTATGGGCCGAGTACGGCTTCAGCGCCAACATGCGCCTCGCCGACTTCGCCTCGGACGGCACGATCTTCGCCACTCACAAGGACGGTGAACTGCTCACCGCCGAGCACGGCTTCCCGCTCCGGCTCGTCGTGCCGCACCTGTACGCCTGGAAGGGCCCGAAGTGGGTCAGGGGCGTGGAGTACATGACCGCCGACCGCCGCGGCTTCTGGGAGGAGCGCGGCTACCACAACATCGGCGACCCGTGGACGGAGCAGCGCTACTCCTACCAGGAGGAGCCGGGGGACGGCCCCGAGCTCTGA
- the bfr gene encoding bacterioferritin, producing MQGDPEVLEFLNEQLTGELTAVNQYWLHYRIQDNKGWTKLAKYTREESIDEMKHADKLTERILMLDGLPNYQRLFHVRVGQTVTEMFQADRQVEVEAIDRLKRGIEVMRAKGDITSANLFEEILADEEHHIDYLDTQLELVESLGEALYLSTLIEQPG from the coding sequence ATGCAGGGCGACCCCGAGGTCCTCGAGTTCCTCAACGAGCAGCTGACCGGCGAGCTGACGGCCGTCAACCAGTACTGGCTGCACTACCGCATCCAGGACAACAAGGGCTGGACGAAGCTCGCCAAGTACACCCGCGAAGAGTCCATCGACGAGATGAAGCACGCGGACAAGCTGACCGAACGCATCCTGATGCTGGACGGCCTGCCCAACTACCAGCGGCTCTTCCACGTCCGTGTCGGCCAGACGGTCACCGAGATGTTCCAGGCGGACCGCCAGGTGGAGGTGGAGGCGATCGACCGCCTCAAGCGCGGCATCGAGGTCATGCGCGCCAAGGGCGACATCACCTCGGCCAACCTCTTCGAGGAGATCCTGGCCGACGAGGAGCACCACATCGACTACCTCGACACCCAGCTGGAACTCGTCGAGAGCCTGGGTGAGGCGCTCTACCTCTCGACGCTGATCGAGCAGCCGGGCTGA